In one window of Hypomesus transpacificus isolate Combined female unplaced genomic scaffold, fHypTra1 scaffold_214, whole genome shotgun sequence DNA:
- the fbxo45 gene encoding F-box/SPRY domain-containing protein 1: MSGAATGGASSCISAAAASSSSAGSSYGALGGGCGVAGRLPSRVLEHVFSYLDLYDLMRCSLVCWHWNNCLADENSEVWRCLAARSLSDEALRSDILCNIPTYKGKLKASQHALSSHDCSRNVYVKKNGFTLHRNPIAQSTDGARAKIGFSEGRHAWEVWWEGPLGTVAVIGIATKRAAMQCQGYVALLGSDDQSWGWNLVDNSLLHNGEVNGNFPQCNNAPKYQIGERIRVILDMDDKTLAFERGFEFLGVAFRGLPKACLFPAVSAVYGNTEVTMVYLGKPLDG, translated from the exons ATGTCAGGAGCGGCCACCGGAGGGGCGTCCTCTTGCATCAGCGCAGCCGCCGCCAGCAGCAGTTCAGCGGGGTCCAGCTATGGCGCCTTGGGCGGAGGCTGCGGAGTGGCGGGCAGACTACCCAGCCGTGTTCTCGAGCATGTGTTCTCTTATCTGGACCTGTATGATTTAATGCGATGCTCGTTAGTGTGCTGGCACTGGAACAACTGTCTGGCAGACGAGAACAGCGAGGTGTGGCGGTGTCTCGCCGCACGCTCACTCAGCGACGAGGCGCTACGCTCCGACATTCTCTGCAATATTCCTACGTACAAGGGGAAG CTCAAGGCGTCCCAGCACGCTCTGAGTTCCCACGACTGTTCGCGGAACGTGTACGTGAAGAAGAACGGCTTCACTCTCCACCGCAACCCCATCGCCCAGAGCACGGATGGCGCGCGCGCCAAGATTGGCTTCTCTGAGGGCCGGCACGCCTGGGAGGTGTGGTGGGAGGGGCCCCTGGGCACCGTGGCAGTGATCGGCATCGCCACCAAGCGTGCCGCCATGCAGTGCCAGGGCTACGTGGCTCTGCTGGGCAGCGACGACCAGAGCTGGGGCTGGAACCTGGTTGACAATAGCCTGCTGCACAACGGAGAGGTCAATGGAAACTTCCCCCAGTGCAACAATGCCCCCAAATACCAG ATCGGGGAGCGGATCCGCGTGATCCTGGACATGGACGACAAGACACTGGCCTTCGAGAGAGGCTTTGAGTTTCTGGGCGTGGCCTTCCGAGGGCTGCCTAAAGCCTGCCTGTTCCCCGCCGTCTCCGCCGTCTACGGCAACACCGAGGTCACCATGGTATACCTGGGCAAACCCCTGGATGGCTAG
- the nrros gene encoding transforming growth factor beta activator LRRC33 yields the protein MVVFLPPLLFLLSGQLVPTSSHPHPDSCRLVQTAALCNHGQLSSVPLGLPGFIEELHLNHNHIRMLQNGPSYPALHTLSCADNQLETVGSKFFSHTPLIEHLNFAVNNLHVGYQETSHALTSLSQLRVLDLSDNGLTEDMASVLLQNLTWVEHLNLSRNLLLRLDERSFRDMHLLRELDLQRNSLFEIDGAFVHMHRLQRLNLAFNYLPCLLNFQMVQLLVLNVSHNSLEWFISNQDLEETFQLETLDLSDNRLLFFPFLPARSHLRNLHLSRNRLSFYEHLDSNATSNWTTSIYFYNLGGNLSSVMARLWSDDLYGDISSLELLDLSWNQVSYLPQGFVGSMPILTRLKMGTNCLEVLDLSREQLPGSLYELDLSNNQLTDLRASGGSVGELGNLTYLNLSQNSLQRLPSWWFSSLPSLASVDLSSNPVRVCLSGHQDDSSCVVWRNILSLKQLLLAGCHLGTLPDSAFTGTPLTHLELSNNPDLIIQPTALQGLSKTLQHLGLGNTGLRDFDFSPFHLLKSLNISGNTLTQLPDSLLSLQLTCLDLRNNRLSSLTTGQASSLASSLQTVLLIGNPFNCCRLDWYWTFERTEALRMVDSWDVTCQDFDERTHRVQLLSSPPCESEGEESVFWYVLLFLSVTLSLVGISALCLLTFRPGTLPRAIKKKCWRPTPY from the exons ATGgttgtcttcctccctcccctcctcttcctcctctcaggccAGCTGGTGCCGACCAGCTCCCATCCTCACCCTGACTCCTGCAGACTG GTTCAGACGGCAGCTCTCTGTAACCACGGCCAGCTGTCCTCGGTGCCCCTTGGCCTGCCTGGCTTCATAGAGGAGCTTCATCTAAACCACAATCACATCCGGATGCTGCAGAACGGCCCCAGCTACCCCGCCCTCCACACCCTCAGCTGCGCTGACAACCAGTTAGAAACAGTGGGCTCCAAATTCTTCTCCCACACACCTCTCATTGAACACCTTAACTTTGCCGTCAACAACCTTCACGTCGGGTACCAGGAAACCAGCCACGCGTTGACGTCACTCTCGCAACTCCGAGTTCTGGATCTCTCCGATAATGGGCTGACGGAGGACATGGCCTCAGTACTCCTCCAGAACCTGACATGGGTGGAGCACCTGAACCTGTCCAGGAACCTGCTGCTGCGGCTGGACGAGCGGTCCTTCAGGGACATGCACCTGCTCCGGGAACTGGACTTGCAGAGGAACTCTCTGTTTGAGATTGACGGGGCCTTCGTCCACATGCACAGGCTCCAAAGACTCAACCTGGCCTTTAACTATCTGCCTTGCCTGCTCAACTTCCAGATGGTTCAGCTGCTGGTCCTGAACGTCAGCCACAACTCCCTAGAGTGGTTCATCTCCAaccaggacctggaggagacaTTCCAGCTGGAGACCTTAGATTTGTCGGACAACAGGCTGCTGTTCTTCCCCTTCCTGCCCGCCCGCAGCCACCTCCGGaacctccacctctccaggaacaggctgAGCTTCTACGAGCACCTCGACAGCAACGCCACCTCCAACTGGACCACCAGCATTTACTTCTACAACCTGGGGGGCAACCTGAGCAGTGTGATGGCACGGCTCTGGTCAGATGACCTGTACGGGGACATCTCCTCCCTGGAGCTGCTGGACCTCAGCTGGAACCAGGTCTCCTACCTTCCCCAGGGCTTTGTGGGCAGCATGCCCATTCTCACCCGGCTGAAGATGGGGACCAACTGCTTGGAGGTTCTGGACCTCTCCAGGGAACAGCTTCCAGGGAGTTTATACGAGCTAGACCTGAGTAACAACCAACTGACGGATCTTCGCGCCAGCGGGGGTTCTGTGGGAGAGCTGGGTAACCTGACATACCTGAACCTGAGTCAAAACAGCCTGCAGAGACTCCCCTCCTGGTGGTTCTCTTCTTTGCCCAGCCTGGCGTCTGTGGATCTAAGCAGCAACCCTGTGAGGGTCTGCCTGTCTGGGCACCAGGACGACTCCTCCTGTGTGGTCTGGAGGAACATTCTCTCCCTGAAGCAGCTGCTACTGGCAGGTTGCCACCTGGGGACACTCCCAGATTCAGCCTTCACAGGTACTCCCCTCACACACCTGGAACTTTCCAACAATCCTGACCTCATCATCCAGCCTACAGCCCTACAGGGCTTGAGTAAAACTTTACAGCATCTGGGTTTAGGGAACACAGGCCTGCGAGACTTTGACTTCTCCCCTTTCCACCTTCTCAAGTCATTAAACATTTCAggaaacactctcacacagctCCCAGACTCGTTGCTGAGTCTTCAGTTGACATGTCTGGATCTCAGGAACAACAGACTGAGCTCTCTGACCACCGGCCAGGCTAGCTCgttagcctccagcctccagactGTTCTACTCATCGGGAACCCGTTCAACTGCTGTCGGTTGGACTGGTACTGGACGTTTGAGAGGACGGAAGCACTCAGGATGGTTGATAGCTGGGACGTCACGTGCCAGGACTTTGATGAGCGGACTCACAGGGTGCAGCTGCTCAGCTCTCCTCCGTGTGAgtctgagggggaggagtctgtctTCTGGTATGTGCTGCTCTTCCTGTCCGTCACTCTCTCACTTGTCGGCATCTCAGCCCTCTGCCTGCTCACCTTCAGGCCCGGAACACTGCCCAGAGCCATCAAGAAGAAATGTTGGAGGCCCACACCTTACTAA